The DNA segment CTTTCATTAAAATACCACCGGTACTCTTTCGCGTCGAGTGTGTTTGTTGCGAGGTACCACTTGTTCGGACCCTGGGCAAAGATCTTTGGTTTCTCGGGAGCACCCTGATAGATGACACTGAATTTCTCGGAGCTCGCTTTGCAGCCGCTGAGTTCTGCACTAACGGTATAATCTCCCTCTTCAAGGAAATTCTCAATAAATGATGAAGAAGAGTTATCAATAGGGGTGCCGTATCTCGACCATCCGTATTTATAGTCATTAACAGGCTGACTTACTTTAAGTTTGATTGGGGCTATCCCGATACAATCGCCTGTTTTATAGTTGTCGGAGGTAATTGACGGCTTTGATGGAGAAGGTTTAATATCTATGGCTTTTGCCTCTGTAATGGTTACGCAATTTGCCAGTGTGTTGGTAACTCTTGCGTTATAAATGCCTGAATTCCTGTTTACAACATAACTTTTGCTTTCAGCACCGGACAGGTCAGTATCATCTTTTCTCCACTGGTAAACATATAACGGGTCAGCTTTTGCATCAAGCTGAAGGCTTAGTCCATCGCAGAAAGTCAGCTTACCGTCAACTGTCGTCTGGAAATCTCCCAGTACGGATATTGAGCTTTCGGGATATTTCGCTACGATCACATCTTTTATTATGCTGTCGGAACAACCATTTGAGGTAACTGTTTTAAGTTTTGCCTTGTATGTTCCGCTCAGAGCATAGGTATGCGTTCCCGGATTCTGAGCTGCTGCCGTCTGACCATCCCCGAAGGTCCATGTCCAGGCTGAAGCAGTAAGTCCGTTCAGAGCTGTTGTGTTAGTAAGTGGTGTTGCAGTTCCGATACATACATTTGGTGCTGTGAAAGCTGCAGCAGGTTTGGCTTTAACAATAACATTCTGAATAAGTGAATCTTTATCACCTGCAGTGCTTGTAACAAGTAGTTTTACGCTGTAAGTACCTGCCGAGGCATAGGTGTGAACCGGGTTTTGCACGACAGATGTTGTCCCATCCCTGAAATCCCACTTCCATGATGCAATTCCATCTGTAACTATTGACTGATCAGTGAATTTTGTGGTGAGTCCGAGGCAAACTGTATCAGTTTTAAAGTACGCCTGGGTGTTTTTAATAATTACCGAGTCAATCTTTGACCATTCACTGCCGGAGTAACTCTGATCTACTGCCTGAACCTGCCAGTAATATTTTCCTGAAACCGGATCTTTGATAGTAAAACTCCTGTTTAATTGTGCATTACCCAGATCATTCAGGCTCCTGTATCCTGCAGAAGTGGATTGTGGTGCCACTTTCCAGATTGGATCATCCTGTAACCGGCATCTGATGTTATAGCTCATATTGACATAGAATGTCTCATCGGTGTTAATCCCGGCCCATGTCAGTTTGAGTATACGGGGAGCTACTTCACTTTTCAAGCCTGTTGGAGCCTCAGGGCGCATATTTGGCTTTACCTGTCCTGCCATCATATACAAGTTGTTTCTGTAGATCTGCGACAATAATGCACCGGAATAACCTGAAAACAAAATATCAAGATCTCCATCATTGTCGTAGTCGGCTGATGAGGAGCTGCATGCAATACCACCAGGTAGATTAAGCGAAGTAAGTTCCTGAAATCCGTTATTCCCGTTATTTAGGTAGATTTTGAAATCAAAATTTAATCCCGAATCGCCAATAAGCAGGATGTCAAGTAATCCGTCATTATTATAGTCTCCCCATTCTGCAGATCCATTATTAATACCAATAACAGAAGGGGTTGATAATTCGCTAAATGTGCTGTTGCCATTATTCCGATAAATCTTCGTTACCGGATAGTAATTGGGATTGTAACCGGTTGCCCCTGTTATTAATATATCCAGGTTATTATCGTTATCAAAATCGCCCCAAGCGACTGAACTGAAACTTACGCCCTGAAGCGATATCCCTGTTAATTCGGAAAAGGTGTTGTTTCCGTTATTTCTGTAGATTTTTGAGATATTCTGGTTGGAAGAATTCAGACCGGATAACAATATATCAAGGAATCCGTCATTGTCATAATCGCCCATAGCAACCGAGCTCTGTTTAACTCCTGGGAGTTGAATACCGGACTGCTCACTAAAACTGTTGCTTCCTTCGTTCCTGTATATTTTCGAGATAAAAACAGAACTTTGATTTTCACCTGTAATCAGGAGGTCAAGGTCGCTGTCATTATCATAGTCAGTCCAGGTTACAGAGCTGTAAGTTACTCCCGGCAGTACAATGTTTGTCTGTTCTGAGAAAGTATTATTTCCATTATTCTTATAAACCCTCGATATGTTTCCCAATGCAGGATTATAACCTGTCAGAATAATATCAAGAAGATTGTCATTATTGTAATCACCCCAGGCTGAGGAACCATTTTCAACTCCGGGTAGTATAATTCCGGCCTGATCTGTAAAGGTATTATCTCCGTTATTATGGAATACTTTCGAAATTCCTGTCCCGCTTATATCCCTTCCTGTTAGCAAAATGTCAAGGAAACCATCATTGTCATAGTCACCCCAGGCAACAAAACTATACCGCAGGCCGGGCATTGTATTACCTGAAAGAATAGTGAATATCCCCGGACTGAAAACGCCTATGTTATCATTGTTTGGATTAATTGCTGTTGCATATGTCTCATTACCTGTTGTTCCCTGAAATTCGATAGCATGAATAGTATAATCTTTTTCTGGTGTAAGTCCTGTCAACTGGACAGAGTCAGCATCACCTTTGTAAATACAGTACCATCCTGTGGCTCCAATAGTGGAACCATCTCCAAAATTTGAATTGGCAAAATATGTAGTATTATTTACGGGAACCGAAGGGCCTGAGTTTCCTTCCTTCGCAAAAAGTATACATCTGTCGCCATTGCCTCTTTTCCATTTTAAGAGAATAGAGGTAGTGCTTAAATTACTTCCTGTAAGTTTTGTAGGCTGAGCAGGAGTAATGCTGAAACTAATGGCTGATGAAAATTCACCTCCTGAGAATGAGTTATCCAGCGCCTGAACACTGGAAAAATAGGTAGTGTTCCAGCGCAAATTCTTAAATATAAATTTGTTAGTCAACTGAGCATTTCCGAAGGAAGTTATTTTTCTTTTCCCAGTGTTGTCTGCATGGGGTGTCACTAATTCAGAGCCTGTAGCAGAAAGCCCAACTCTGACGTTATATGAAAGCGAATTGGAAGCTGTCTCATCTCCGGCCACTTTATCCCATTCAAGGTTGGCTGTTGTTTTATTAATTGTATAGTGAAGATTAATTGGTTTAGCCGGCAGATTATTTGCAACAATGGAGTTGTTTTTGTATATTTTGGAATATACGTTACCTGGTTTATCAAAACCTGTTAAAAGCAGATCAATATCACCATCACGGTCATAATCACTTAAACCGAAAGAACTTTCTTTAAGACCAATCAGAGAAATGGAGGTGTTTTCACTGAACGATCCGTTTCCATTATTTGTAAACACTTTTGAAATCGGAGTATTATTTCTGTCACCGGTAATAAAAATGTCTATATCGCCATCATTATCATAGTCAGCACAAGCAACTGAACCTTTCTTTGTACCTGTTAGTGTTGTACCAGGAACTGCAGTAAAATTGCCATTTGTATTATTTAAGTAAATCCTGGCAATCTGTGTAAATCCTGCATCTTCACCCGAAATCAGAAGGTCGAGGAATCCATCATTGTTAAAATCAGCCCAGGCACCTGAACTATATATAACTCCAAGCAGCGGAGTGCCGGTGAGTTCAGTGAAACTGCCATTCCCGTTATTGTGATAAATTTTTGATATTCTGTTTATTGTGGCCGTTTGACCGCTTATGAAAAGATCGAGATATCCGTCATTGTCATAATCACCGAAGGAGGTTGAACCATAACAAACCTTTATGAAGTTATTACCAGTCTGCAGAGAGAATGTTAAGTTTCCGTTGTTATTGTAGATGGCAGAAATTCTTTCTCCGGTTGTCTGCATACCTGTCATAAAAATATCAAGATCACCATCTCTGTCCTGGTCTCCTATAGTTACAGAGCTTAAGTATATTCCAGGCAATCCCGATGCAACTTCCGTAAATACCCCACCATCATTCCTGTAAATCTTCGAAAGTGCATCAAGGGTACTTCCGCTTGTGCTGCCCGTAAGCAGAATATCAAGATCCTCATCATTATCGAAGTCTGCCCATTTAAGTGAACTAATAATTACACCAGGCAGGAATATTCCGGTCTGCTCAGTGAATGTACTATTTCCATTATTGCTATAAATAACTGTAGCATTGTATGTTGCAAGCGATCCGGTCATTAGTATATCTGGATAACCATTGTTGTCATAATCTCCCCAATCTACAGAACCCTGCCCTATCCCTGAAAGTGCAATCCCTGTCTCCTCAGTAAACTGTTGAGAATACATCAAATTTGGGAACAGCAAAACGGATAGAGTAATAATTAAACTGAGATAAAGTTTTTTCATGTCCGTGTGTTTTTAAACTTTAGCCTTTTCGGAAAGTTATAAATATTTCTTAATCTTTTTTACACCTGATGTAGAATGAGTTATCGTTATTTCCATAAAGGGCACCAGAGATACCTGACAAAGTAGTGCTATTGTAATCCAGCCTTACGTATCGTTTGCTTGTACTTACCCACCATATTGTTGCATTTTTAATATCAGCATAAGTTGTAAAATAATATCCGCCACCACGTCCATAAAACCTGCTGCTGTTATCACCTGTCATTGATGTCCAGTAAGTATATGAAAATATCAACGGACTAATGCTGACCAGAGTTCTTGTGACATCTTTCATTTTTCCACCTGCTGCAGAGTACCCTCCTAAATTGTTTGCAAGAGTAGTCCAGTCGGTTATTGTAGGTAAGTGCCAGCCAAGAGGACAAAGGTCTTTTGCGGCTGCAACCACATACCCATTATAAAGATATCCATAGTTATTCAGATTAGTCGCACTTTCATTATACGAGTGATAATAGGACCATCCATAAGACATTGTATCAGTATACTGTGTAAGGTTAGTCCCATCTTCATACCTGGTTACTTTTAGGTTGGACTGCATCCATGTTTGTCCATAGATTGAAACTGTACTGTAAACATTGCCATCAACATCGGTAAGATTTGCAGGAGCTGTTATAGTCACATTTGAACCATAAGCAGTTCCAATAGTGTTGGTTGCGTATGCCCTCACATAATATGTAGTTCCGGGGGATAACCCTGTAATATAACTTGTGAATACACCAGTCCCTGTTCCGTCTGAGGTAAGTGAATTAGAAATAGTTGGGTTAATTGACGTGCTCCAGCAGACACCTTTTGCTGAGATTGCTGCACCGCCATCTGAAGTAATATTTCCTCCTGCAGTTGTGTTTCCGGCACTTATTATTGATATTGAAGAAGTTGTAACTGTTGGGAGATTCGCTAATGTAGTAAATGATACCTCAGATCCGTAAGCTGTGCCGGCTGCATTGGTTGCATAAGCTCTCACATAATATGTTGTTGCTCTTGTTAACCCTGTAATACTACTAGTAAACGATCCGCCGCCGGTTCCATTGGTCGTCTTGGTGGCCAGTGCCACGGTCGGATTTGTTGATGTGCTCCAGCAAACTCCGCGTGCAGTCACTCCTGTAAGACAGTTGCCTGAAACATTTCCCCCTGATGATGCAGTTGAGGATGTAATTGAAGAGATGGCAGTGGTTGTTACTGTAGGCAGAGCAGTTGCGGCCGTAAATGAAATTTCATTTCCATACACAGTTCCGGCTGAGTTAGTCGCATAAGCCCTTACATAATAAACTGTACAGGGAGTTAATCCTGTTATGCTGCTTGCAAAAGAACCTCCGCCTGTACCGTTGGTAGTTTTTGTCGCCAGCGCAACAGTCGGATTAGTGGATGTACTCCAGCAAACACCCCTGGCAGTTACACCGGTTATACAATTGCCGGTAATATTACCTCCTGATGAAGCAGATGTTGTAGTTATTGCAGATATAACCGTAGTGGTTATTGTAGGCAAAACTGTAGCTGTAGTGAATGTGAGTTGATTGCCATATACTGTTCCTGCCGAATTGGTGGCATAGGAACGAACATAATAGAGTGTACAGGGGATTAATCCTGTCATGCTGCTGGTGTATGCTCCTCCGCCAGTTCCATTTGTTGTTTTTGAGTTTGCAGTAGTCGGATTAGTACTTGTACTCCAGCATATTCCGCGGGCAGTAACTCCGGAACTGCAGTCACCGGTTATATTTCCTCCCGAAGATGCAGTTGTTGAAGTAATTGAAGTTATAGTAGTTGTTGAAGCTGAAGGCACTACGGTTCCTGTAGTGAAAGGCATATCAGCGCCATATGAAGTACCGGTTGCATTAGTGGCATATGCCCTGACATGATAAGTCGTGCAGGGTATTAGTCCGGTTAAGCTGCTTGAGAAAGAAACTGTTCCTGTGCCATCGTCGGTTTTTGAATTGGCGGTAGTCGGATTTACAGTTGTACTCCAGCACACTCCCCGAGCTGTTATCGATCCGCCTGCGGCATCCAGATTGTATCCACCTGAAGTTGCAGTTGTTGTACCTATTGCTGTAATTGCGGTTGTTGATACTAACGGGAAGCCTACCTGCACAAGGGTGGTAAGTGATATCTGGTTCCCGTATGCAGTGCCGGCGGCATTTGTTGCATATGCTCTTACATAATATAAAGTACTTGCACTTAAACCTGTTAGATTGCTTATGAATACTCCGATTCCATTACCGTCAGATGTGAAGTTATCTGCCAATGTAGGATTCGGACTGGTACTATAACAAACACCTTTTACTGTTACTGTTGCACCACCGTCATCAGTAATATTTCCTCCGGTGGAAGCTGATGAGAAAGTAATTGAAGTTGCAGTAGTAGTTGTTAATGTTGGTAAAACATAAGGAATTGCATCTGATGTGAATTGAACTTCATTGCCATAAGCTGTTCCTACAGAGTTTACGGCATAAGCTCTTACATAGTATAAGGTACTGGCAGTAATTCCTGTAATGGAGCTTGAGAAAGCACCTGTTCCTGTTCCGTCAGAAGTTTTTGAATCGGCAGTAGTTGGATTTGATACTGTGCTCCAGCATATGCCCCTTTCAGTTACAGAAGTGTATCCGTCAGCTGTCACATTTCCTCCTCCTGATGCAGATACATGTGTAATTGTATTAATGGAGGCAGTAGTAACGGTTGGAAGTACCGGGTCAGGAAGGGCAGTTGTAAATGTTATCTGGTTCCCGTAAGCAGTACCTGCAGCATTTGTCGCATATGCCCTTACATAATATGTTGTATTGGCATTTAATCCTGATAATGAACTTGAGAATGCTCCTGTACCTGGTCCGTCATTTGTAATTGAGTTGGCAACTGTCGGACTTGAAGAGGTACTGTAACATACTCCACGTGCTGTAACTGCAACCCCTCCGTCATTAATTATATTCCCTCCGGTTGAGGCAGTAGACGAAGTTATGCCAGAAGCTGTAGTAGTTGTCAATGTTGGCAATACTCCTTCAGGTTCCAGAGTTGCAAATGACACCTGTTCTCCATAAGCAGTTCCTGCAGAATTTGTTGCATAAGCTCTGACGTAATAAATGGTACTTGAACTAAGACTTGTCAATGAACTGACAAAACTCCCTGTCCCTGAGCCATCTGTTGACTTTGCATCAGCTGTTGTCGGACTTTCTGTAGTACTCCAGCAAATTCCTTTAGCCGTAACTGTACCTCCACCATCATCTGACACGTTTCCCCCTCCTGAAGCACTGGTAGAAGTTATTGTTGAAATTAATTCTGTTGTTACAGTGGCTAAGACAGGATCAGGAGCTGCGGATGTGAATGTCACATCGTTTCCGTAAGATGTCCCTGCAATATTGGTTGCATATGCCCTCACATGATAAAGAGTGTTAGGTGTAAGACCTGTGAATGGACTGATGAATATTCCGGTACCTGTTCCATTAATTGTTTTTGAATCGTCAAGAGTCGGATTCAGAGATGTCCCGTAGCATATTCCTCTTGCCAGGACTTCTCCTCCACCATCACTTGTTA comes from the Bacteroidales bacterium genome and includes:
- a CDS encoding VCBS repeat-containing protein, which produces MKKLYLSLIITLSVLLFPNLMYSQQFTEETGIALSGIGQGSVDWGDYDNNGYPDILMTGSLATYNATVIYSNNGNSTFTEQTGIFLPGVIISSLKWADFDNDEDLDILLTGSTSGSTLDALSKIYRNDGGVFTEVASGLPGIYLSSVTIGDQDRDGDLDIFMTGMQTTGERISAIYNNNGNLTFSLQTGNNFIKVCYGSTSFGDYDNDGYLDLFISGQTATINRISKIYHNNGNGSFTELTGTPLLGVIYSSGAWADFNNDGFLDLLISGEDAGFTQIARIYLNNTNGNFTAVPGTTLTGTKKGSVACADYDNDGDIDIFITGDRNNTPISKVFTNNGNGSFSENTSISLIGLKESSFGLSDYDRDGDIDLLLTGFDKPGNVYSKIYKNNSIVANNLPAKPINLHYTINKTTANLEWDKVAGDETASNSLSYNVRVGLSATGSELVTPHADNTGKRKITSFGNAQLTNKFIFKNLRWNTTYFSSVQALDNSFSGGEFSSAISFSITPAQPTKLTGSNLSTTSILLKWKRGNGDRCILFAKEGNSGPSVPVNNTTYFANSNFGDGSTIGATGWYCIYKGDADSVQLTGLTPEKDYTIHAIEFQGTTGNETYATAINPNNDNIGVFSPGIFTILSGNTMPGLRYSFVAWGDYDNDGFLDILLTGRDISGTGISKVFHNNGDNTFTDQAGIILPGVENGSSAWGDYNNDNLLDIILTGYNPALGNISRVYKNNGNNTFSEQTNIVLPGVTYSSVTWTDYDNDSDLDLLITGENQSSVFISKIYRNEGSNSFSEQSGIQLPGVKQSSVAMGDYDNDGFLDILLSGLNSSNQNISKIYRNNGNNTFSELTGISLQGVSFSSVAWGDFDNDNNLDILITGATGYNPNYYPVTKIYRNNGNSTFSELSTPSVIGINNGSAEWGDYNNDGLLDILLIGDSGLNFDFKIYLNNGNNGFQELTSLNLPGGIACSSSSADYDNDGDLDILFSGYSGALLSQIYRNNLYMMAGQVKPNMRPEAPTGLKSEVAPRILKLTWAGINTDETFYVNMSYNIRCRLQDDPIWKVAPQSTSAGYRSLNDLGNAQLNRSFTIKDPVSGKYYWQVQAVDQSYSGSEWSKIDSVIIKNTQAYFKTDTVCLGLTTKFTDQSIVTDGIASWKWDFRDGTTSVVQNPVHTYASAGTYSVKLLVTSTAGDKDSLIQNVIVKAKPAAAFTAPNVCIGTATPLTNTTALNGLTASAWTWTFGDGQTAAAQNPGTHTYALSGTYKAKLKTVTSNGCSDSIIKDVIVAKYPESSISVLGDFQTTVDGKLTFCDGLSLQLDAKADPLYVYQWRKDDTDLSGAESKSYVVNRNSGIYNARVTNTLANCVTITEAKAIDIKPSPSKPSITSDNYKTGDCIGIAPIKLKVSQPVNDYKYGWSRYGTPIDNSSSSFIENFLEEGDYTVSAELSGCKASSEKFSVIYQGAPEKPKIFAQGPNKWYLATNTLDAKEYRWYFNERLLDGALKYYYVADQKLGVYRVSVGNENGCFTRSDSLRIPTLKYSPETKSITTGDPFADIKIYPNPTSGMFNIEMDNKVFGELVIDIFTQKGKKSLNIIFEKSTDHFSSQIDLSGQSQGIYIINLQLDKYSTSRKIVVE